DNA from Plasmodium cynomolgi strain B DNA, chromosome 12, whole genome shotgun sequence:
TGTGCTGCCTTGGTTTGCctctttatttatatatttgtttgtttatttgtttatttgttttattttttttttttaaacacttaTGTGATTTCACAAAAGaacgcaaaaatgtgaaataatATCACtggggggggtaaaaaaaaaaaaaaaagtaaaccaCTCGGCAAGCAcacaaaatgtacaaaatgccacatgcaataaaaaaagggaatggagaaaaatacgaaagttttgtaaattttttctttttttttttttttgctttggcTCCTTAACTGTTTGCCTTCCATATTGTTCATATGATTTTCTCGTTTTTCCAGCCCAGTGGTAtggtagatttttttttttttttcccattttcattttcccaattttacaacatttttgtaCGTTCCTAATTTCcccacatttttgtgcctctcccgtttttgcctcttcgataattttatttttttaattttccacaTCATCATCCTTTGGAATAGCAATTTGTTCCTTCTCATCTATGTGattatgtacattttctttttttttctttttttttttcccacccgcGTCCAAGAAGTGTTAACGCGTTAACGTACCCTTCAAGGAGTCTTAAGTCgttaaaatgaaacattGCCAAGTGCGTACAAATGAATGGATATTTGAGTATTTACACCTAAGTGCTTCgctttgcttttcctttatttccccctttatttcccttttatttccccttttatttccctttttttttttccctatgcGCGTCCTCTTACAAACATACGCCCCTTTCCCCCCACTCAGTAATTAACCCCATTgggaataattaaaaaatgccataAAGCCTGCACTGCGAAAAACGAGACAGTACGCCAAGTGACAATTGGGAAACTCGCCGATCGTTACTTTGCGCATACGGGCCTGATGTGCTAACGCGTGACTGCATGCCTAGGTGCATACAATCACATGTGCACACGTATGTGCCTTTTCTGGCATCCCACTGTTGATTTGGACCACAGTGGTATCTTAACATCGTGTACCCCCTTCTTAAAAAGAGGACTGCTCAAATTCGCGCAACTCTTTTGAAGCACATTTGACCACGTCAGGTATCTCGCATTGGCAAATGAGCACCTGCCAACAACTGCTCGCACAGCTGATGCCACCGCTCGAGTTGTTCACATAacgtccattttgtgtgtcccaaaagataagaaaaaaaaatgctcaaatAGGAGAGGACGTCACGTGGAACATACACATTGAGCACACAAATGTAgacattttatttcatttttctccttcttctcatttttttttttttttttccgtgcgTACCCCGGTGTGCAGAAAAATGTCTAGCGAAGAGTATGACCACCTTTATAAGATAATTTTAGTTGGAGACGCAACTGTgggtaatttaaaaaaaggggggaaaaaatggagcactAATTTTGGACTTTTACGTCACACGAACGCTGCGCATTGTCTGTAGCACGTCCCAATCGTGGCAGTCACACCACTGCCTCATTCATAatcgctattttttttctcttcaaatGCGCGAACAAATTGTGGATTATTTTCTgaccgttcaggcaaaacCCACCTCCTGTCGAGGTACATACGGGGCTCGTTGCCTAGCGTTGCAAAGGCGACAATTGGTAAGccgataaaaaatgagcagctaaaaaatgggaacatgTTTGCTTCACCCATTGTTGCTTTTTCCTTCCGTAGggatgccatttttttttttccttttattccATTACGCAGGTGTCGAATTTGCCACCAGGACAATTCCGTTGGCGGTAGGGGGGACTGTCAAGGCGCAGGTAATATGACGGGAGGAAGTTACACAGTGATGCATGTCAGTATATGTGCACGTCCACCAATCTGCGCTCTTTTGCAAATCTACCTACACACCCCTACGCATGCACACCTTACGCCTGACCGCGAAAACGCACAGATATGGGACACCGCCGGGCAGGAACGGTACAGAAGTATTACGAGTGCCCACTACAGAAGAAGCGCAGGAGCCATACTGGTCTATGACgtgacgaagaaaaaaacgttccTCAATATTTCAAAGTGGCTGGAGGAAATTCGCCAAAATGCTGACAAGGACATTGTCATTATGTTGGTGGGGAATAAAGTAGACCTGGTGGAGCACGACGAGATCAAGCGGAAGGTGAGTCTTCGCTGCTTACATGTGTTGAGCCGTCTCCACACGTGTATCCACCCCAGCAATAATggagggcgaaaaaaaaacggttgacacgctttttttcccccccaccaTTTAGGTGACATACGAACAGGGAGCAAGCTTCGCAAGGGAAAACAACCTATTCTTTGCAGAGGCCTCTGCAGTCTCCAAGTTGAACGTAAAACACGTATTTGAAAATTTGTTgcaagaaatatataataatcgAATGAAGAATAACAGCGGCAGTTTCAGCACGCGAAGTAGTGCCACGTGTGAAAGTGCTATCCAGCTAACCAAGGCGAGGAGTACAATCAAATTAAATGACCTAAATGATAATGAGAGTGAAGATGATCGTAGAAATCGGGCCATGTGCTGCTAAATTGGGAAGACCCCTTCGGTGTGTGGTCACTATTTGGCATCTTCCCTCCGTAAGAATcagcatatttatattacttccccccctctgcagCCGCTTACAAAAGagatctccttttttggaaaaaaaaaaaaaaaaaaatgaacgcgTTCATAGCATTTCTATTCACGTCGCGTTTAACATGATAGTGATGATGACAGTGATGATGACAGTGATGATGACAGTGATGATGATAGTGATGATGatagtgttttttttttttttttttttttttttttcccttttgcgcatTTGTCGAACGTAGCTGTTAAAGTTGTTACTTAATCGcgaaatgtgtttttttttttttttttttcccctcacaCTTCCCTATTTGTTGTATAATTGTACACTTTTATTCTCACCCATGTGCATAAGTCCCTCCACTTTACGCATTCCCCtttgatatttatttatttatttacctatttatttatttttttttttttgtcacaaaTGAAGATGATACCTTTGATTGCGTAAAGCCccccctgttttttttaatctgttCATCCACCAATCTGATGTTTCCATTTCAGGGTTGGTGATCTCCTGGACATACGTTCGCCGACGTCACGTCCACCTCAGCTGTGTCCCTTTAATTTAATGTTTCCGCCTTGTAATTGCCCCCAGTGCGCCGTTGATGCGAGGCGGCGCTGTGCCCACGCACGATTATGTACGATAATGTTTGCGTGTACGTTTATGTGTACGGTCACTGCAGTGGATGCCTTTGCCCAAGACACACCGCGCGACGCTCCTTTCGTTTTAATCTCtgcactttatttttttcccccccaatttTATCACCCCACATTTATgccactttttatttttcccctaatTGGAAAAAACGTAACGgacggtttttttttttggacgaAAAAgaggttcccttttttgcagccACCTGCCTTCGAGGGGCATAAAAAGGAGTAGCTGCTGTAGTAGTTAGTGTAGGGTGAAGAAGACGGAAAGGTGGGACATGCCATACCTACTTTCACATTATGTACAGTCTGCACAATTTGCTTTTCTTGGCACCTCCACGTAAGCGCAGCCGCGGCATTCCCAAGTGACCACTCTAGGGAGTATCCAAAATGGTCCAGCTGGAACGGCTCACACAGATAACGGTTTGACCAACCCAACCCCCTCGGGGGGGCCAAAAcaattgtggaaaaaaaaaaaaaaaaaggaacattttCGATGACGCGCTGAATATGATGTAGTGTcggcaaaaggggaagcagccTACCATGTTTAGCCTCGCCAAGAGTTAGcagcttcctttttatgtgtcACTGTGGGGGACTACTCTGGGTGGATAAACACGGTGCAATCTTTATTGCTCTCTTGGAAAATGCGCACTTGGAGTGTACTCGCAAATCCTGCaactgtaaaaaaaggggtcccCAAGTGGGGGGTAAAACGAAGCTGGGTGACATTTCCCCTCATGGTAACTGGCTTAATTAATGTCCACAGAGTTGCTCCCCTTCTGTTTGTCCCTtcacatattattttgttagcGAAGGGTAAAGAGGGGTAAACACATACTCACCGGAAAAGCGACCTCTTCGTACTTTTTTacactaaataatttttttttttttctgatcaAATGTACGCATTTTGCAACTCTTTCAAAGTACGCTACGCTGGTGTATCTTTACGcatgtaactttttttgcTCATGTCAATTTggcctcctcccccccaactTTGCGTTTCTCTTTCCCTTCTGGCAAATTAGCTATCTGATGGGGCTATACCCATATGTTGGGGGCGGTGAAACTTAATAGCAAAGCTGTAAGGTTGAAAGGGTCGTTCAAGCCGCCAGCATAGCCGCACCGGAAAGTAGCCTCCGCCCCATATGATATTTAGAAGCCTTAAaggttttgaaaaaaaaaaaaaatgtactaaAATGAAAGGCAGTTCGAAAATGGGTCCGGGGGTATGCTAACGTACATgctatccctttttttatgagcatcTATATAAGTGCCATTTTAGGGCACGCTGCGCTGCGTAAAGGTATCTCCCCGCGCTGCACAAACGTACCTCCCCGCGCTGCACAAACGTACCTCCCCGCGCTGCACAAACGTACTTCCCCGAACTACACAATTATACATCACTGCCCCAGTTTATGCCCGTTGGGTGTTTTTCCCCATGCTGGAGCTGTTGGCATACTGATAAATAAtctgctcccttttttttttttagcatctGCGCACTGCATATCCAGGTACGTGTGGCACGTGTGCCTGGGTTTGCAAAGCGGCTCTGCAAGTTGGCTTTATCCCTCGTCACCCGAAGGGGAAGCACCACGCATGTGTTAGCAGCGTGAAGGGAGATACGACGGCATACGTGTGGAAACGCACGTGTGAGCTTACGTACCAGCATACGTATGAGCTTACGTACAACCTTACGTACAACCTTACGTATAAGCTTACGTATAAGCTTACCTATAACATTACGCACAAACGCACGCGTAAAGGCAGGCATACACACACGTACATAGGTACGCATATAGATAGCCCCCGTTTCGCGCGTTCGCTTGCCAAAGGAGGACAAAATGATCATAGCAGTGGTGGGGTGCACGCACGGAGAGCTGAATTTCATTTACGCGACGATAGAAAAGCTGGAAAAGGACAATAACTTCAAAGTGGACCTACTGATCTGTTGTGGAGACTTCGAATGTGTACGTTACGGAGTGGATAACGATTGTCTCAACGTCCCAAATAAATacaagaaggaagaaaatgatttCAGGGATTACTTcacaggaaaaaagaaagcaaaagtATTGACCATATTTATTGGAGGAAATCACGAAGCGGTCAACGTACTCAAGCAACTCTACTACGGAGGATGGGTAGCACCAAACATATATTTCCTTGGATATTCAAATGTACATAATATCAATGACTTCCGAATATGCAGTCTTAGTGGTatctacaaaaaatataatttttacaagaaGTACAATGAGCATTATCCATATGATGAGATCAGCAAGGTGAGTTCGTATCACattagaaaatatgaaattgagaaattaaaattggtgaaggagaaaatagaTATAGTTGTAACACACGATTGGCCAAATAATATTGAAAAACATGGAGATGTTAATGACCTTGTTAGGAggaaatttcattttcaatcagatatatataataatacactTGGAAATCCACACACGGAATTTTtactaaataaattaaaaccCTATTTCTggttttcttctcatttacACGTAAAATAttctgccatttttttacacagtgataaaagaaattatactCGATTCCTTTCTTTAGATAAAGCGGAACCCAGGAAACACTTCattcaaattttgaatatTGAGAAAAGGAACAATATTCCATATCTATCGTTTGATCATTTGCCCAAGTCTTCTGCGAATGACCCGGATGGGAagagccatttttttaatgaggaCTATGAGGAGTTGCTGCAGCATGTGGAGGATGTGCAGCGCAGGGACGCTGAGGAGGGTGGCAAGGGGCACAGCGGGAGCAAGGGACAGCCAAAGGGTGGtcgggggggagaagcggagacGGGGCGAGCACCGGGGGAAGCGGCCCCTACGGAGAACACTCAGGAGAACACCACTCGGGAGGACAACACTCGGGAGAACACCACTCAGGAGAGCACCACTCGGGAGAGCACCACTCGGGAAAACACCACCCAGGAGAACACCACTCAGGAGGACAACACTCAAGAGACCGCCCCTCAGGAGACCGCCCCGCAGGAGGGCGCCACTGCAGAGCGCAAGCAGCTGTACATATGCTACGACGAGGAGtggctagccattttgaagGCCAACCACCACCTCGTCTCGGAAGGCTGCGACAAGGATTACAATTTGGAGAAGCTCAAATACCCCTCCAAGGAGGACTTTGAGTATATCCGGGACAAGCTGAAAAagctggaaaaaatatcaatcaAGGGCAAGGACTATTATTTGGTTCACGGTCACAACAACCCCAGTTATAAGCACCTGTGGGAGCAGAGGCAGCTCTTTCTGAGTCGCTTCGATTTCGAGGAGCTCAGAATGTACGACGATTTCGAGCGTTTGTTTTTCGCGGAGGAGGTGCGCAAGATGGACGCCGGGTTGCCACTGGACCCCCccaaagtggaggaagatgaggaggatgGGGAAGACGATGAACCGGAAGAACCAGGACAGAATAACCAAATCGATGAACTCGGTGGGGGCAGCCACAACGGGGACAATGCCCCCCATTCGGGGAACAAGCCCAACGTAGAAGATACCAGTGAGACCAACGAAATTTCCCTTAGTATCGACTGCTGACTTGACAAGGAAAGGAGGAATCCCACCCCCACCCGTAGAACAGCCTCATAACGTACGCACCACGTGTGTGGACCgttacgaaaaaattgtcTTATATTAACGCTTAACAAATGTGCACACGTAGACATATACGTGGAGTGATTATTCCAATTATGTATGgattgcgtttttttttttttttttttttttgtcaccagTGGTTTATACTCTTTTTATGTGAGCTCgcccatttgttcatttagATAAGCATGGCCTATGTGTGAAGGGTGCATCTGCCAAATGGCATGCTTGAGTGCTCTCTTAAATGGAAAGATTGGGGCATGCCTACGAGTGGGTCAGCATCAGCCCCGTTGCGCATTCCTCCCGTTGGAAACGCCTCCCCCGTCACTGcgttccatttgtttttaaaatatgccaTCTTTCAATGGAACCAAGTGAccattccccctttttcaccatcgaatgtttatttttatttttttttttttttttttttaccccctttttgattttcatttttgccaacCGCCGCTCCTTTTGTGTTAACTGGGGCGAAACGAATGTGCCCTTGGTCATTCAAATGGGGAAGACGTTTGCCCCCAAAAGTGGGTGCGCACTCACGTGTGTGTAGAGCTGCGTTGGGATAGGAAGCCACACCAGTGCTGCAGTGCTTCACTACTACAGTGCTGCAATGCTGCAGTGCTGGGAAGTAGTAACAAATTGGCCGCGTCCTCTGTACATACACCTCTGTAgaggtcaaaaaaaaaaagcgtagCAAAACGGGTGTGCAAATTAGCCAACAGCGACTTGCACAGTGTAGAGGATGAACATTTGTGAATGTTGTATGTAGTGTCCCCCTCAGCTGCTCAAAGACTCGCATGGTCATTCACTTCAAGGGGGAagtccctctttttttttcctccatttcgtCACCCATGTTCAGGAGGCcggggaagaaggggaacaGTTAATCAAcctatgtacatatgcacatacatacacgtgtGCACACGCATAGAAGAGTACACAAAAAACAGGTAGCTTCTTATCGAGGTAAGacatagttttttttccgatgGATGATCATCCCAGCATAAATGCGAATGCAACACAGACAAGTGACAGTGTATGTGTGTTGAACGTTGCTGATGGTGAGGACGAACGGGGTAGggaaaatatgcacacatgcaaaTCTTGTGGCGAAAGTCAAAGTGGGAGCCCAAGGCAAAGGtacaaaaagagaaaaaaaaaaaaaaacagctcaAAAGGGATAATAACTTAGCAGCGTTCGATTACAGAAAGTATTACGAACGGGTCAACAAGTGGAACGAAAAAAGACGGGCATACACAAAGACAGAAAATtatggaggggaaaaaaaggcaaccaGCAAGGTGTGGAAGATGAAGGGGAGCGAAAGGGAGGGGATAAAATGCGCAAAGAGGAAGTATGAAGTTTCGCAGTGCCTGTCAATTCATCAGCGGAAAAACAAGAGAATTGGGGGTAATGAGCAGGATCTGTGTGGGCCCAAGAGGGTGGGGGACCCGCTCTCCAAATGGGCCAAGGAGGACCGAAGCAGCGGCGGCAGTGGAAACTGTGGGGGGAGGAACAACCAGGCgggtagagaaaaaaaaattgcccccCCATGTGGGAGCAACGTCAGTCACGAAGCGGGCCAAGTGAATCAAGCGGGCCAAGTGTACCAAGTGGGCCAAGTGAGTCAATCGGTCCAAGTTGACAAAGACGctggaagaaacaaaaaagaggaggcTCAGACGAACGAATggacaaatgaaaaaagtatgCGTTACAACCATACGCGCGACCCCCTAATGGTGAAGCACGAGGAGAActccttctccccctccatATGTCTCAGTGAACGTAAAAGGCATAAGCAGGACCAAGTGGGGAAAACAAGTGATATGCATAATAACGCGAGATCGAATGAAACGATAGTGGAGAATGAGGAAAAGATGGCCTACTCGAATAAAACCATAGCGGACAGCTTCGACGACGTGGTCAGTTTAAGTCTGCGCGCTTCGAACGGGGCAACCTTCGATGATTCCGAGTTCAGCGGCGATCATTTCGGGGGAGACCACACCATATGGAACCACACCAAATGGAACCACACCAAATGGAACCACCTCAACGGGGACTACCACAACTTTCTCCGCAACCCTACGATCCTTATGAAACCGAACGAGCCCAACAGCCATACGTGCGGTCCCCCCTTGGAAAAACCGAACGGATGCATGATAGGTAGACAGACAGAAAAGGACatggtgaaaaaagggacaaagcGAACGGAAAAGGGAACCCAAAAAACAAGCATATACAACGAAAGGATTCAATTTGAGGTAAGTGATCCCCGCAGGAACTCTCATGAGGAGGATATACTCAGCGGCACTCTAAAAATGCATGACCCATTTTGCACTCATAATGGAAGGAACAGCTCGGGCCATTCGAGCGACTACCCCAATACATTCGCGAGTTATTACCAGCCGAATGGCGTCCCCTATGAAGGCATCTACAAGGACATCTATAAAGGCAGCTACGCAGGCAGTTGTGATCGACTGAACAACCGCTTCTCGCATCTCTACTACAAGTGGCCCCCCCTGAGCATCAAAAACCCCTTTGCCTTCATCTATAAAAGTGCCAAATTTTTTGGCCATGTTCAAGagacatgcaaaaaaaggaccaCTCGAGAAGCACAGCCACACACAACCACCACAATAAACGTATatgcaaagaggaaaaaaatatacacaaagGAGGAACACATAGGAGATGAAGCCATACGCAAATTGGCCGTCTCCAAGGAAGACCTTCTCTTCAATTTTGAGATGGATAATTTTAACTCCTCAGAAAATAACTCACTACAGATTTGGGAAGGCTCTACAAGCAAAGTCAAAGGCGCTTACCAAAGATGTAGCTGGAGGGACAACAAAATCAGCAGGGACTTCACCAAGCAGTTCGGAGTAACGCCCCCCCAAGAGAGGCTCCTGAAAAGGTTAAGCGGCGTGGAAGAAATACACAGATGCGACACAGATGAGGAGGGAATAAgggaggagagaaaaaaacccATTATGAGCATGGTACAAAGCGCGCCTGAGGATGACGAACGAGTGAACCTCCGGAAGAGACACACAACCGATGAAgagggaaaggaagaaaaacccATGAACAAACATAAACGACTTATCGacgtaggaaaaaaagacacgGATAGAAACTTCGATATTTTCTTATCCCTCTTCATGaagcacgaaaaaaaagaagcattcCTCTTTTGCCTAATATGCGACGAAGAGCTGACGGAaaattctattttttttcaaaattgcatCAAGCCAATGTTAGACGAATATAGAAGATCCAAATTTGAGAAagtgaagaaagaaaagaatagCTCCTCAGATGTATCCCTCAGCGacatacatataaacaaaataatccTAGAAATTATGATCCCAtctataaagaaaaagtaccTCAAGTATGTGAGTGGGCTCTAcgagaaaaaggaacccACACTTAATAACGACATTAACGGATCAGATGAGCTACAAAAGGAGGTACTCGAAATTAAccagaaaatggaaaatttgaATATCAAATCACTAGATAAGCATAGTACCGAAGTGTACATAAAAGAAGCTAGccgttatgaaaaaaaaataaaattaattgaaaaaccaaaatggagcaatgaacataatttaaaaaaactcctactcaaacaacaaaattataaccCCTTTACAATATTTGGAACTAGCATTAAGGAGGTACATCTAGAAGAAGTTTTCACCCTCGACGTATACAATAATTACGTAACCAATGAAGACAGatttagaaataaaattttgtacgaTTTGTATGTAGGAAagtatatacaaaatttgtACCATAGAATTGATTACCAGGAATGGACCTTTGTTCTTGACTCTCTAAAAAAacaatggaaatattttaccaATCTAGAATGTAATATGTTTCTAGATCCACTACTAttggaagaaattttatgGTACATTgatgagaacaaaatgtataaggacaaaagtgaagaaatgtATACTTATGAATATTGCTTCTGTCCTACTCCCGATCCTGCCAAGGAGATGAATTTGAATGACGTAAAACACTTTGCCAAATCAATGGCGGAAAGGTACACGTTTCAACAGAATGTAAAGTATAAAAAGTTGTCCCTAAATGAGGAACGTTTCTCCCCTCATAAGACgcttattttaaaatatgacgATGTTAGCGTGGACCAAGATGTATTAACTTATGCAGGAAggcagaaggaaaaactgaCAAAGGAAGCCCTCCTTTTTAATGTACCTAGACCATCCAGCACATTCTACTACGACTCGGACttctttgaaaataaaataaaaaaacacatgttCAGGAAGAAGGTGAAACACTGCAAGGGTAACTTGGACATGAATTCTCCATCCGGGAAAGAGAAGGAACCCTTTACAATAAAATTTAAGTCCAAAAAATGGACctctcaaaattttttcgacaactttttttctaattattACCTGTACAATTTTGACAGAAGTAATCGGACGTACAACTCTATAATTTAGCGTCCCCTCCTGCTTGTTCGCTCGTCCGGGGGTGCACGGCCTCGCGTTTTTAAAGgggtgcacacatatatgtgtgtatgcatataaatgtgcatatgtgtgtgaATGTATGTGAG
Protein-coding regions in this window:
- a CDS encoding small GTPase rab11b (putative), encoding MSSEEYDHLYKIILVGDATVGKTHLLSRYIRGSLPSVAKATIGVEFATRTIPLAVGGTVKAQIWDTAGQERYRSITSAHYRRSAGAILVYDVTKKKTFLNISKWLEEIRQNADKDIVIMLVGNKVDLVEHDEIKRKVTYEQGASFARENNLFFAEASAVSKLNVKHVFENLLQEIYNNRMKNNSGSFSTRSSATCESAIQLTKARSTIKLNDLNDNESEDDRRNRAMCC
- a CDS encoding Ser/Thr protein phosphatase family protein (putative), coding for MIIAVVGCTHGELNFIYATIEKLEKDNNFKVDLLICCGDFECVRYGVDNDCLNVPNKYKKEENDFRDYFTGKKKAKVLTIFIGGNHEAVNVLKQLYYGGWVAPNIYFLGYSNVHNINDFRICSLSGIYKKYNFYKKYNEHYPYDEISKVSSYHIRKYEIEKLKLVKEKIDIVVTHDWPNNIEKHGDVNDLVRRKFHFQSDIYNNTLGNPHTEFLLNKLKPYFWFSSHLHVKYSAIFLHNKAEPRKHFIQILNIEKRNNIPYLSFDHLPKSSANDPDGKSHFFNEDYEELLQHVEDVQRRDAEEGGKGHSGSKGQPKGGRGGEAETGRAPGEAAPTENTQENTTREDNTRENTTQESTTRESTTRENTTQENTTQEDNTQETAPQETAPQEGATAERKQLYICYDEEWLAILKANHHLVSEGCDKDYNLEKLKYPSKEDFEYIRDKLKKLEKISIKGKDYYLVHGHNNPSYKHLWEQRQLFLSRFDFEELRMYDDFERLFFAEEVRKMDAGLPLDPPKVEEDEEDGEDDEPEEPGQNNQIDELGGGSHNGDNAPHSGNKPNVEDTSETNEISLSIDC
- a CDS encoding hypothetical protein (putative) — translated: MKGSEREGIKCAKRKYEVSQCLSIHQRKNKRIGGNEQDLCGPKRVGDPLSKWAKEDRSSGGSGNCGGRNNQAGREKKIAPPCGSNVSHEAGQVNQAGQVYQVGQVSQSVQVDKDAGRNKKEEAQTNEWTNEKSMRYNHTRDPLMVKHEENSFSPSICLSERKRHKQDQVGKTSDMHNNARSNETIVENEEKMAYSNKTIADSFDDVVSLSLRASNGATFDDSEFSGDHFGGDHTIWNHTKWNHTKWNHLNGDYHNFLRNPTILMKPNEPNSHTNSSGHSSDYPNTFASYYQPNGVPYEGIYKDIYKGSYAGSCDRLNNRFSHLYYKWPPLSIKNPFAFIYKSAKFFGHVQETCKKRTTREAQPHTTTTINVYAKRKKIYTKEEHIGDEAIRKLAVSKEDLLFNFEMDNFNSSENNSLQIWEGSTSKVKGAYQRCSWRDNKISRDFTKQFGVTPPQERLLKRLSGVEEIHRCDTDEEGIREERKKPIMSMVQSAPEDDERVNLRKRHTTDEEGKEEKPMNKHKRLIDVGKKDTDRNFDIFLSLFMKHEKKEAFLFCLICDEELTENSIFFQNCIKPMLDEYRRSKFEKVKKEKNSSSDVSLSDIHINKIILEIMIPSIKKKYLKYVSGLYEKKEPTLNNDINGSDELQKEVLEINQKMENLNIKSLDKHSTEVYIKEASRYEKKIKLIEKPKWSNEHNLKKLLLKQQNYNPFTIFGTSIKEVHLEEVFTLDVYNNYVTNEDRFRNKILYDLYVGKYIQNLYHRIDYQEWTFVLDSLKKQWKYFTNLECNMFLDPLLLEEILWYIDENKMYKDKSEEMYTYEYCFCPTPDPAKEMNLNDVKHFAKSMAERYTFQQNVKYKKLSLNEERFSPHKTLILKYDDVSVDQDVLTYAGRQKEKLTKEALLFNVPRPSSTFYYDSDFFENKIKKHMFRKKVKHCKGNLDMNSPSGKEKEPFTIKFKSKKWTSQNFFDNFFSNYYLYNFDRSNRTYNSII